The DNA segment CCGCTCCGGGCGCCCTGCCCGAGCTGCGCACGCTCGCGGTCGGCGGCGAGGCGTGCCCGGCGGAGCTGGTGGAGCGGCTCGGCGAGGAGGGCCGCCGGATCGTCAACGCGTACGGCCCCAGCGAGGCCACGGTGTACTCCACCACGGCCGATCTGCATCCGGGCGAGCCGGTGGTGATCGGTCACGCCGTGCCCGGCTCCCGCGCCTACGTCCTGGACCGCCGGCTGCGCCCGGTCCCGGTCGGCGTGACCGGCGAGCTCTACGTCGCCGGCGCCACGCTGGCCCGTGGCTACATCGGCCGGCCCGGCATGACCGCCGAACGGTTCGTCGCCGACCCGTACGGCCCGCCCGGCAGCCGGATGTACCGCACCGGGGACCTGTGCCGTGTCGACGCGCACGACGTGCTGCACTACCTCGGCCGCGGGGACTCCCAGGTGAAGCTGCGCGGCTACCGGATCGAACTGGGCGAGATCGAGGCCCTCCTGGCAGGGCATGCCGACGTCACGGTGGCCGCGGCCGCGGTGCGCGGGGAGGGTGCCGGGCAGCGGCTGGTGGCGTACGTGGTCACCACCGCGGAGATGCCGGACGCGGTGCTGCGTGCCCACTTGGCGGAACGGCTCCCCGGCTACATGGTGCCGGATGCCTTCGTACGCCTGCCGGAGCTGCCGCTGAACCGCTCCGGAAAGATCGACCGGTCCCGGCTCCCCGAACCCCCCTCGTCACGGCCGGCGTTGAGCGAGTCGTACACCGCTCCGGGCACCGTGACCGAACAGCGCGTGGCCGAGGTCTGGCAGCAGGTGCTGACCCTCGACCGGGTCGGCGTGCAGGACAACTTCTTCGACCTCGGCGGCAATTCGGTACGGCTGCTGGCGGTGCTCGCGGCGCTCCAGGCGCTCCCGGAGCACCGGGACCTCACTCTGGTCGACCTCTTCCGGCATCCGACGGTGGCTGCCGTGGCGGCCCACCTCGACAGTACGGCCGAGAACACCGCACCCCGCGAGGAGGCCGCCCGGCGCGGCAGCGACCGCCGGGCGGCCCTGCAGAAGATCCGTTCCAGGAAGGGCACGACACGATGACGACCGAGGAAGTCCCGATGCAGGATCTCGAATCCGCGGTGGCCGTCATCGGCATGAGCGGCCGCTTCCCCGGCGCGCCGGACCTGGAGTCCTACTGGGCCAACCTGCGCGACGGCGTCTGCTCCCTGTCCACCTTCACCGAGAAGGAGTTGCTCGCCGACGGCGCGGACGCGGCGGAGGTGCGCAATCCCGCGTACGTGGCCGCGCAGGGCCGGCTCGCGGACGCGGACCGCTTCGAGGCGGAGCTCTTCGGCTTCAGCCGCACGGAGGCTGCGGCCCTGGATCCGCAGCACCGGGTGCTGCTGGAGACCGCCTGGTCCGCCCTGGAGGACGCGGGCCACGCCCCGCTGAACGCCCCCTCCCGCACCGGCGTGTACATGGGGGGCAGCCCGACCGAACACGCCCTGGCCGCCGGCACGGACGCGGCGCTCGCGGCGTCGATCGGCGCCCTTCAGGTCCGTATCCTCACCGACCGCGAGTTCCTGGCACCGTGGATCTCGTACCGCCTGGGTCTGGACGGCCCGAGCATGACGGTTCAGACGGCCTGTTCGACCTCGCTCACGGCGGTCCATCTCGCCGTGCAGGCCCTCCTCCTCGGCGAGTGCGACACCGCGCTCGCGGGCGGCGTGGCCATCGGCAGTGTGCGCAAGCAGGGCTACGTCCACTACCAGGGCGGGATCTTCTCCCCCGACGGCCGCTGCCGCCCCTTCGACGAGAAGGCGGCCGGCACGGTGCCGGGCAGCGGGGTGGGCGTGCTGGTGCTGCGCCGGCTGGAGGACGCGCTGGCCGACGGTGACCCGGTGCGCGCGGTGATCCGGGGCACGGCGGTCACCAACGACGGTTCCGGCAAGGTCGGGTTCACCGCTCCTGGGGTGGACCAGCAGACGGCCGCGATCACGGAGGCGTGGGCTGCGGCGGGGCTGGAGCCGTCGGCGGCACAGTACGTGGAGGCGCACGGGACCGGGACGGAGCTGGGGGACCGGATCGAACTGGAGGCGGCGAGCGCGGCCTTCGCGGGCGGTGACAGCACCGGCACGTATGGCGGGGTCGGCATCGGCTCGGTGAAGTCGAACATCGGGCATGCGGACGCGGCGGCCGGGGCGGCGGCACTGATCAAGACGATCCTGATGCTGGAGAACGCCACGCTGGCCCCGACGGTGGACGTCACCAGCCCGGTCACCGCCCTCCGGGACTCGCCGCTGCGGCTGGTGACGGAGGCGCAGGAGTGGCCGGACAGGGCGGGCCTGCCCCGGCTGGCGGGCGTGACGTCGGTCGGGATCGGCGGCACGAATGTGCACGTGGTGGTGCAGGAGGGGGTGGAGCGGCCGGCCCGACCGGACACGGCCTCGCACCCGCTGGTCCTGCCGCTGTCGGCCCGCACCGAACCCCAACTCGCCGCTCTCGCAGGTCGGTTGGCGAGTCGACTGCGCGACGCGGACGCCCCGCCCCTGGCCGATGTCGCCCACACCCTCCGCACGGGCCGGGTCGCGATGCCCGTACGCGGCTATGTCGTGGCCGCCGAGGCCCGGGAGGCCGCCGACAAGCTCACGGCGCTGGCCGGAGGCCACCGGGACACCACGACCGACCCCCGGGGCGAGGCATGGCTCAGCGGCGAGGAGGTGACCTGGCCGGCCCCCGACGGTGACGTACGGCGGGTGTCGCTCCCGACATACCCGTTCGCGGGTGACAGCCACGGCTCACTGACGCTGAGGCGGCCGCCCGCGGCGGCGGAAGGGACGGCCGAGGCGCCCGACCTGCCCGCACCGGCACCGTCGCCGGAGAGCGAACTCGAAGCAACAGTGGCCGAGTTGGTGATCGAGGCGCTGGATCTCAACGGCGTCGCCGATCTGCGGCAGACCTACTTCGAGGCGGGCGGCGACTCGCTGACGGCCGTCCACCTCGCCGGAAGGCTCCGCGACGAGCTGGGCATCGACGTACCGATCCAGCTGTTCCTCGAACCGATCACACTGAAGGACATGACGAACCGCATCATCGAGATGAAGCAGAACGGCGACGCCGACGGTGCCCTCGACGCCCTCCTCGCCGAGTTCGAGGCGGAGTCATGACCGTCCCGCTCCCGGACAGCCGAACCCGATGGCTCAGGGGGGTGAGCGCGCCCGGCGCGAAGATCCGCCTGGTGTGCTTTCCCCATGCGGGCGGCGCGGCGGGCTTCTTCCGCGACTGGGCCACGCTGACGCCACCGGAGATCGAGGTCGTGTCGGTGCAGTACCCCGGCCGCCAGGACCGCTTGTCCGACCCGTGCGCGACCACGATGGAGGAGCTGGCGGACGCGATCACCACAGCCCTGCTGCACGAGGTGGCGGACGACCTGCCGCTGGCCTTCTTCGGCCACAGCATGGGTTCGTCGGTGGCGTACGAGGTGGCCCGCCGCCTGGAGGACGTCCCCGGCCGCACCCTGGCCCGCCTGATCGTGTCGGGCCGCACCCGGCCCCTCGTCCCGCAGGAGCAGGCGCCGCGCCCGCCCCAGACCGACACCGAGATCCTGGATCACGTCCGGCGACTGGACCCCGAGGGCGCCGCCGTCTACGAACACCCCGCGCTGCGGCCGGTGATCATGCCGGCCCTGCGCGCGGACTTCGGGCTGCTGGGGAAGTACCGCCCGGCTCGTCTGCACCGACTGGGAGTTCCGGTCACGGCCTGCGGCGGCGACCGCGATCCCGCTTGCACGATCGAGGACCTCTCGGCATGGGCGGACGTCACGACTGAGGGGCTGGACGTCCGGGCCTTCGAGGGGAACCACTTCTATCTCAACCCGCACAGAGAGGAGTTGATCGCGCTGATCACCTCGCTGCTGATGTGAGGCGGCGCGTCGAACGGACGTACAAGAGGTGACGTGCAAGAGCTGAGAAAACTGGGCATGTTTCCCCTTCAACGACCTGAGGGGGCATGCCCCGATGAGCGAGGCCGCCGCACGCGAGGCCGCCGCACCCACGCCCGCACCCCGCAGGGTCGTCGTGACCGGCCTCGGGGCGATCACACCGCTGGGTGTCGGGGTCGCCGAGCTGTGGCGGGGGCTGCTCGACGGGCGGCACGGGAT comes from the Streptomyces sp. NBC_00443 genome and includes:
- a CDS encoding beta-ketoacyl synthase N-terminal-like domain-containing protein; translated protein: MTTEEVPMQDLESAVAVIGMSGRFPGAPDLESYWANLRDGVCSLSTFTEKELLADGADAAEVRNPAYVAAQGRLADADRFEAELFGFSRTEAAALDPQHRVLLETAWSALEDAGHAPLNAPSRTGVYMGGSPTEHALAAGTDAALAASIGALQVRILTDREFLAPWISYRLGLDGPSMTVQTACSTSLTAVHLAVQALLLGECDTALAGGVAIGSVRKQGYVHYQGGIFSPDGRCRPFDEKAAGTVPGSGVGVLVLRRLEDALADGDPVRAVIRGTAVTNDGSGKVGFTAPGVDQQTAAITEAWAAAGLEPSAAQYVEAHGTGTELGDRIELEAASAAFAGGDSTGTYGGVGIGSVKSNIGHADAAAGAAALIKTILMLENATLAPTVDVTSPVTALRDSPLRLVTEAQEWPDRAGLPRLAGVTSVGIGGTNVHVVVQEGVERPARPDTASHPLVLPLSARTEPQLAALAGRLASRLRDADAPPLADVAHTLRTGRVAMPVRGYVVAAEAREAADKLTALAGGHRDTTTDPRGEAWLSGEEVTWPAPDGDVRRVSLPTYPFAGDSHGSLTLRRPPAAAEGTAEAPDLPAPAPSPESELEATVAELVIEALDLNGVADLRQTYFEAGGDSLTAVHLAGRLRDELGIDVPIQLFLEPITLKDMTNRIIEMKQNGDADGALDALLAEFEAES
- a CDS encoding thioesterase II family protein, producing the protein MTVPLPDSRTRWLRGVSAPGAKIRLVCFPHAGGAAGFFRDWATLTPPEIEVVSVQYPGRQDRLSDPCATTMEELADAITTALLHEVADDLPLAFFGHSMGSSVAYEVARRLEDVPGRTLARLIVSGRTRPLVPQEQAPRPPQTDTEILDHVRRLDPEGAAVYEHPALRPVIMPALRADFGLLGKYRPARLHRLGVPVTACGGDRDPACTIEDLSAWADVTTEGLDVRAFEGNHFYLNPHREELIALITSLLM